Below is a genomic region from Zerene cesonia ecotype Mississippi chromosome Z, Zerene_cesonia_1.1, whole genome shotgun sequence.
TAAAGTTTTCCTGACTAATCTCTcagctattttattaaattgattccGATCTTCTCTCCACATTTTAGCTGCATCGACATTGGCCCCGCTCTCATCATTTGgctctgaaaataataatattaagaatttattgaCCACCTATTCACTTAACTTTAACTTGacatcataaattataaagttctGACTCAAATACAATTGATAATCCTGTACCTTTTAAACCCTCGACGCAAAAAGAGTGGTGCTATAAATTTGATGTCAATGGATATCTGTCTGTGTCTCTCTGTGGCATCGCAGCTGTCAAACGGAAGGACCAAAATTCATGgagttttttttcattgatagCCAGACCAGAAAAATACACCACGTAAAATTGACGATGGccgtatataaaaaatgaggtcagggttttttttaatttgaatttaagttattaacattttatgtgCAACATATGCCACGCATATGTTCCTGTTTTCTTCACACAACAATATCACATCATCACATTTATACCAATCATCAGCCTTAGTGTTGCTTTTAaatagagagagagagaggcAGTTGCAATAGTACCTATTCTAAGGATTATTGCTGAGTATGACAGTTTACAGGTGCTCATTTGAAATCAATATTAGTGAAAGGTTAAATATCCCATCATCATTCATTTAAAGAAAGTTTTGTTACAGTGTAAATTGAAGGATTTTAATGCTGTTTTGGCTTGGATGCCTGGACATAGTGGTATCACAGGTAATGAGTATGGTGACTAGTATGCTAAGGCAGTCATTCATGTATCATCTGAGACTCCTTACGTACATGTTGCATGAAGTAGACAAGTTAGTGTGGAAAGATTCTTGAACATTAGACAGTGTTaacaattataactaaaaagaaaattttacagCTCTATACAAAATGAGATCTCTCCGAAAatcatgatttaaaaaaatgagacCATCACTAAATATGTTACGTCAGTGATTTGAATGacacattcaattatttttattaatgatgaaGATGACCTGGATCATATATCATACCTTTTTCAATTGCACAAAGATTACATGATTCCTCCACtcctgttattttattattattttatacatattttaaaaatgtataagtaaTAAGCTTCTGGAGcaaattatacacaaaaaaccatttatttattcatttaataaacactgaaaattacttttaactcaaaaatgcttttatcaaataaatgaatattttgatgCTAAACTaagctaaatttaaatattagtgtggtttaattttcgaaattcaagttaatataatttcttaaagatatatatatatatatatatatatatatatatatatatatatatatatatatatatatatatatatatatatatatatatatatatatatatatatatatcttatacctttaaacgagcaattcttgtatatatatatatatatatatatataattggaatctcggaatcggctccaacgattttcatgaaatttggtatatagggggtttcgggggcgataaatcgatctagctaggaattttttttagaaaatgtcatattcgtgttttattcgtgttttttttcctgacatctattggtgaataataatactattttgcttcgtagatagctggacaactgaaataacacataggcactttttataccgatatatctattcctacgggatacggacttacgcggtttcaaccgcgggtcacagctagtatatatatatatatataactacaaAAAATTGCATACCATTACTTTGTTTACTTACCAGCCAACATACTGACTACGGATAGCAATATCTTTTCAACACTTTGAACTGGAGACCACCTCTCTGCACTTGTCTCATAACCCATGGGATCATCACCTGGTGCATGTAGAATGGAAATACAGACTCGACCATCTGCataaactggaataatattttatgatataagtgACAGTGTTAAATGTGAATTATGGAAAATaatgttgaattatttatattcattttctaTACATCTCATGTAAATTACAACAACAACATGGAATGACATATAAATTAGTTGATGTaatgtttaattgtatttcttatatttaactataatttagttaaagtttactataatttagtttagttttttgctTTTGTAAATAACCTGTGTTTGTAACACTATCTAGAACAAGCTCTGTCTTCATCAAAAGTCCACCCATAGTTGAGTTTGAGGTTATAAATCCGACTTATACACATCTGAATAAGGCTGAATTAATTTTGGCGTTTATTGACCAGCTAGCTtagaaatcaaaatttatattgctttCTGCCTTAAGGTGCTtttgcatatttaaatgtgtctTTTGCCTCAACATTTTTCTTTCCACTAGAATAtgacaaatacattttaaggcagttataagttaatttttgtatggGACTGTGTATTTAGTTGTTTTAAGATTCATAAAAGGAACTGGAAAATCAATGCAACTATGCTTTAGAAAGCTCAACTACTTGTCTAAGTACACATGTCCTCACTCTTAcccaataaatataagtattttcattttattctagTAGCGGCCAGAAAGTCATAGTTTGGTTCAAATGTAATTGTttaatgtatgtgtatgtgtatagaAGACTTTTATGAATAGATACATAATAAGGATCCTACTCTACATTggtgaacaaataaaaatgatatgttTTAGACTTCCAATACAAGAACACTCCACAAGgtcacttttttaaataaatgtggaGATAGCTAGCTGTAGAGTAAAAGTTTAAGTAACTTACTATTTGGATGAAACATTTCACAAATGAATTGCATTTTTGGTGGACTTAATGGATAATCAGGGGGAAACTGTAGCTTGGCTGGAAAGATTCCTCCTTCAAAACATGTTCCTTCTGGACccctgaaattattttaagttcacttaataattctaaatacttaaatattatttcattaaggcaagataaaatatatgatttttaacatACGTTATTAATGCTTCCCATTCAAAAAAGTTTTCTTCATTGACAGGTCCTGCTATTATACCTTCAGGTGGATTTAATGTTAGCTCTGTCGATAAAATTTTTCGATCCATTTAATGACActgacaaataaatttttatctataggTACATAGAATAATCCagaataaaagatttttgaatctacagaattgtttttaacaatattatatcgaATGGTAATGTTTATGTAGTAACAATGGATTGTAATGACTAATTTGCaagttaaattgttattttattaattacctacttaaacatttcattagtTTAAACCAACAGTTTATTGGTTTAGAGTTTAGCCAAATGTTGTACTaccaataaaacatatttttaatttattggttAAGACCAAATGGAAaaccaattatttaaaataaaatttaaaaggtattttatttcttatgaaatagtaaattattgaaatataacgGGTCACTGAAATGCTTACGTTTATATTCGGCCATAAGCCGTCTCAACGCTGAAC
It encodes:
- the LOC119835397 gene encoding ubiquitin-conjugating enzyme E2 G2 isoform X2; the encoded protein is MDRKILSTELTLNPPEGIIAGPVNEENFFEWEALITGPEGTCFEGGIFPAKLQFPPDYPLSPPKMQFICEMFHPNIYADGRVCISILHAPGDDPMGYETSAERWSPVQSVEKILLSVVSMLAEPNDESGANVDAAKMWREDRNQFNKIAERLVRKTLDLPPP
- the LOC119835397 gene encoding ubiquitin-conjugating enzyme E2 G2 isoform X1: MGSSGRHNTENMMAGSALRRLMAEYKQLTLNPPEGIIAGPVNEENFFEWEALITGPEGTCFEGGIFPAKLQFPPDYPLSPPKMQFICEMFHPNIYADGRVCISILHAPGDDPMGYETSAERWSPVQSVEKILLSVVSMLAEPNDESGANVDAAKMWREDRNQFNKIAERLVRKTLDLPPP